A genomic window from Stigmatopora argus isolate UIUO_Sarg chromosome 13, RoL_Sarg_1.0, whole genome shotgun sequence includes:
- the LOC144087168 gene encoding uncharacterized protein LOC144087168 isoform X1 → MVHTCVVAGCRNRRTPGTGLSFYRFPRDPERKQRWIAAVNRQGWAPNDGSRLCSTHFISGKQVKNPRSPDYVPSVFTPHSVEMKEPGPAEVPDKLEARVEAANALLFLQRQGESRPEEPIEPNVDGSVLSLTDDESLSDSKDETFSQTSNVSFDDVLQGLREENRALRESVEKMSLSENSLRNDAEKVKFYTGLPNFFVLETVMLLLAPHMDAIRNAKLSKFQQLLLTLMRLRLDLRNQDLAYRFGVKVSTVVRTVHHVVNIMSSTLVPTAVFWPSRAELRKNLPAALRSSCPDCAVIVDCFTVLCEGLAFSGKERETAPTRNVLNYLIGLAPQGVVTFVSRGVLGDFSPRNLAEGSGFLSKLLPGDVVLASRDLDIADSVAARGARFGIAGCFQDTPSCREEGPLVSTLSVQAHVERVVSIVRQRYAMLTGPVEKPFTTAAERTSSLSTFDKIVQVACALNNLCISAAPLE, encoded by the exons ATGGTCCACACGTGTGTGGTGGCCGGCTGTAGGAACCGCAGGACCCCCGGCACCGGCCTGTCGTTCTACCGCTTTCCGCGGGACCCTGAGAGGAAGCAGCGGTGGATTGCGGCCGTCAACCGCCAGGGTTGGGCGCCCAACGACGGCAGCCGCCTGTGCAGCACTCATTTCATCTCTG GTAAACAAGTTAAGAACCCTCGTTCGCCGGACTATGTTCCTTCAGTGTTTACGCCTCATTCCGTTGAGATGAAGGAGCCTGGTCCAGCCGAGGTCCCCGACAAGCTCGAAGCTCGAGTCGAGGCGGCCAACGCCCTCCTCTTTCTGCAGCGCCAGGGAGAGTCCAGACCAGAAGAGCCGATTGAGCCCAACGTCGACGGAAGTGTCTTGTCCCTCACCGATGACGAATCTCTGAGTGACAGCAAGGATGAAACCTTTTCACAGACTTCCAACGTCAGCTTCGACGATGTCCTCCAAGGACTCCGAGAGGAAAATCGAGCCTTGCGCGAGTCTGTGGAGAAGATGTCCCTGTCGGAGAACTCCCTTAGGAATGATGCCGAAAAAGTCAAGTTCTACACGGGTCTGCCCAATTTTTTTGTCCTGGAGACTGTCATGCTCCTGCTGGCACCGCACATGGACGCCATCAGAAATGCCAAGCTGTCCAAGTTCCAGCAGCTTCTGCTCACGCTCATGCGTCTGCGCCTGGATCTACGCAATCAGGACCTGGCCTATCGCTTCGGCGTCAAAGTGAGCACGGTAGTCCGAACCGTGCATCACGTGGTCAACATCATGTCTTCCACGTTGGTGCCCACTGCCGTTTTCTGGCCCTCTCGAGCCGAACTGCGGAAAAATCTCCCGGCGGCGCTGCGCTCCTCTTGCCCAGACTGCGCCGTCATCGTGGACTGCTTCACCGTGCTTTGCGAGGGCCTGGCCTTCAGCGGTAAAGAGCGAGAGACGGCGCCGACTCGCAACGTCTTGAACTACCTGATCGGTCTTGCCCCTCAGGGTGTGGTCACTTTCGTTTCTAGGGGTGTCCTCGGAGATTTTAGCCCTCGAAATTTAGCAGAAGGTTCTGGCTTTCTGTCCAAGCTGCTCCCAGGGGACGTCGTTTTGGCCAGCAGGGATCTGGACATCGCCGATTCCGTGGCTGCCCGCGGGGCTCGCTTCGGCATCGCTGGTTGTTTTCAAGACACCCCGAGTTGCAGGGAGGAGGGCCCTCTAGTTAGCACGCTGAGTGTGCAAGCCCATGTGGAAAGGGTGGTCTCCATAGTGAGGCAGCGCTACGCTATGCTCACTGGCCCTGTCGAGAAGCCGTTTACCACAGCCGCAGAGCGCACCTCCAGTCTGTCCACTTTTGACAAAATCGTGCAAGTAGCTTGTGCCTTAAACAACTTGTGTATCTCTGCTGCGCCTCTGGAATGA
- the LOC144087168 gene encoding uncharacterized protein LOC144087168 isoform X2, producing the protein MKEPGPAEVPDKLEARVEAANALLFLQRQGESRPEEPIEPNVDGSVLSLTDDESLSDSKDETFSQTSNVSFDDVLQGLREENRALRESVEKMSLSENSLRNDAEKVKFYTGLPNFFVLETVMLLLAPHMDAIRNAKLSKFQQLLLTLMRLRLDLRNQDLAYRFGVKVSTVVRTVHHVVNIMSSTLVPTAVFWPSRAELRKNLPAALRSSCPDCAVIVDCFTVLCEGLAFSGKERETAPTRNVLNYLIGLAPQGVVTFVSRGVLGDFSPRNLAEGSGFLSKLLPGDVVLASRDLDIADSVAARGARFGIAGCFQDTPSCREEGPLVSTLSVQAHVERVVSIVRQRYAMLTGPVEKPFTTAAERTSSLSTFDKIVQVACALNNLCISAAPLE; encoded by the coding sequence ATGAAGGAGCCTGGTCCAGCCGAGGTCCCCGACAAGCTCGAAGCTCGAGTCGAGGCGGCCAACGCCCTCCTCTTTCTGCAGCGCCAGGGAGAGTCCAGACCAGAAGAGCCGATTGAGCCCAACGTCGACGGAAGTGTCTTGTCCCTCACCGATGACGAATCTCTGAGTGACAGCAAGGATGAAACCTTTTCACAGACTTCCAACGTCAGCTTCGACGATGTCCTCCAAGGACTCCGAGAGGAAAATCGAGCCTTGCGCGAGTCTGTGGAGAAGATGTCCCTGTCGGAGAACTCCCTTAGGAATGATGCCGAAAAAGTCAAGTTCTACACGGGTCTGCCCAATTTTTTTGTCCTGGAGACTGTCATGCTCCTGCTGGCACCGCACATGGACGCCATCAGAAATGCCAAGCTGTCCAAGTTCCAGCAGCTTCTGCTCACGCTCATGCGTCTGCGCCTGGATCTACGCAATCAGGACCTGGCCTATCGCTTCGGCGTCAAAGTGAGCACGGTAGTCCGAACCGTGCATCACGTGGTCAACATCATGTCTTCCACGTTGGTGCCCACTGCCGTTTTCTGGCCCTCTCGAGCCGAACTGCGGAAAAATCTCCCGGCGGCGCTGCGCTCCTCTTGCCCAGACTGCGCCGTCATCGTGGACTGCTTCACCGTGCTTTGCGAGGGCCTGGCCTTCAGCGGTAAAGAGCGAGAGACGGCGCCGACTCGCAACGTCTTGAACTACCTGATCGGTCTTGCCCCTCAGGGTGTGGTCACTTTCGTTTCTAGGGGTGTCCTCGGAGATTTTAGCCCTCGAAATTTAGCAGAAGGTTCTGGCTTTCTGTCCAAGCTGCTCCCAGGGGACGTCGTTTTGGCCAGCAGGGATCTGGACATCGCCGATTCCGTGGCTGCCCGCGGGGCTCGCTTCGGCATCGCTGGTTGTTTTCAAGACACCCCGAGTTGCAGGGAGGAGGGCCCTCTAGTTAGCACGCTGAGTGTGCAAGCCCATGTGGAAAGGGTGGTCTCCATAGTGAGGCAGCGCTACGCTATGCTCACTGGCCCTGTCGAGAAGCCGTTTACCACAGCCGCAGAGCGCACCTCCAGTCTGTCCACTTTTGACAAAATCGTGCAAGTAGCTTGTGCCTTAAACAACTTGTGTATCTCTGCTGCGCCTCTGGAATGA